The sequence below is a genomic window from Petroclostridium xylanilyticum.
CATAAAGTGGGAAAGCCCGAAAGCTGGATAACCTGAGGGGTTAAGACGGATGCGTTCAGGTTCAGGCAGGTAAACTTAACCGGAGAAGCCCGGCATCATCCCTCAGAGAGGGTAGGCCCAAACAAGTGGAAACACAAGTGCGGGACGAAGTGATGTGGGGTGGCAGATGACTCCGTAGTAGTGACAAACTCTCGGCCAATGAAAGCTGGTAACAGACCGGAGGACAAAACCGGGAGGGCACTGCACCCAGTTGCAGTGGGGTACAGCAAGCCAAAAGCAGCTGTACTTGCGAAGGGAGGAAGATAAATCAAAGAATGCAACCAAAGTAGACAAAGGACGGGAAGAGAAGACAACTTTGGCTGGAAGGCCAAAGGGAACGGCTGAACCGGGGGGTGACGAACCTGCTGGGCAGTACGTCCGCTCAGCCGGAGTAGAGTGGCTGGAGAGGTAAGATTGCCAATGAGCTAGAGACGCCCGGAAAGCACATGAAGGAACCGGCGCGAAATCCTGAACTACAGAGGAAGCATAGCGAAATGGGGTGAAGTGATTGAAGAAATGGTATAGCCTAATAGACAAAGTATACCGGATGGACAACCTGGAAAAAGCATACAAAGCCGTTAAAGCCAACAATGGCGCCCCCGGAGTAGACGGGGAGACCGTGGAAGCCTTCGGCCAAAACCTGCAAGAAAGGTTAAGCCAACTTCAACACGAACTCAAAACCGGCATTTACGAACCCCAACCGGTGCTGCGGGTAGAAATACCCAAAGCGGACGGCAGTAAACGCCCGCTGGGTATACCCACAGTAAGGGACCGGATAGTCCAACAAGCCCTCCTAAACATCCTACAACCAATCTTTGAACCCGACTTTCACCCGTCAAGCTATGGATACAGACCTGGGCGCTCCTGTCACCAGGCAGTAGCCAAGGCGGAAATGTTCATAAACAAATACGGACTGAATCATGTTGTAGACATGGACCTATCCAAATGCTTTGACCGGCTGGACCATGAACTAATCCTGGAAGGAGTCAACCGTAGAATCAGTGACGGAAGTATCCTGAGACTGATAAAGAAATTTCTGACTGCTGGAGTAATGAAAGACGGAACATGGGAAGAAACAGACTTGGGGAGCCCGCAAGGCGGAGTTATCTCTCCCCTATTGACAAATATCTACCTGGACAGATTCGACCAGGAGATGAAGAAACGTGGCATAAGAATCGTCCGCTACGCGGACGATATACTGCTCTTTGCCCGGACCTACCAGGAAGCAAAGAAATATCAGCAGATAGCTACAGAGTTCTTGGAAAAGGAATTAAAACTAGTAGTCAACAGGGAAAAGACCCACCTAACTGACAACCAAAAGGGTGTAGCCTACCTTGGCTTCGTAATCTACTCCAAGCACGTGACAATTAGCCCCAAGAAACTGAAAAGTTTCAAGAAAAAGATACGGGAGATGACTCCCAGAAATCACGGAATGAACGTAGAGGAGATGGTCAAACTCCTAAATCCCGTATTGCGGGGATGGGCAAACTACTTCCGGATAGCCAACTGTAAGGGAATATTCAAAGAACTGATGGGATGGATAAGGCGCCGGCTGCGAATGAAGAAAATGAAGGAATGGAAAACCTGGAAGGGACTGCACAAGATGCTAAGAAGACGCGGTTACAAGGGTACATTTGAGAAAATTTCCATGACCACATGGAAAAACTCAGCCAGTCCTTTAATAAGCATGGCGTTGCCGAACAGCTGGTTTGATGAACTAGGACTAATAAACCTGGAAAAATATAATGTCGGCATTTTGCATCATTATAAGCAATAGTGACTGAGATTTATCAGGAGCCGTATACGAGGCCCGTACGTACGGTTCTGTGAGAAGGATAAAGCCGAAGCAAATTACTTCGGCTTTACCTTACTCGATTGTGATTCCATATGCAAGTTGCAAAAAAAGGGGGGGAACATGTAGTTCTTCTTAATGATAGAAATTTTATCATATTATTTAGTGTTAATTATTTCAGATATCGTTTTAAACTGATCTTTTAATGCCCGATATAGATTTCCATATACTTGATAATATTTATTATAGATTGATACGTTTTCTGCAATTGACGATTGGGTGTTAACTCTCTTTATTGCTGCTTCACAAGCTTCGGGTACGCTGGAATAAATACCTGCTCCTACACCGGCCAGCAGGGCTACACCAAGTGCCGGGCCTTCGCTGGAATTTATGGTTACGATGTCGGCGTTAAACATGTCTGCCTGCATCTGTTTCCAGAGTTTGCTCTTTCCGCCGCCGCCGGAAGCTCTGACTTCATTTACCTCTATACCCATTCCTTTGATAATTTCCATACAGTCCTTCAAGCTGTAGCTAACACCTTCCATAACTGCCCGTAACATGTCTCTGCGGGTATGGCGGGCTGATAAACCGAAGAATACACCTTTAGCATCAGGGTCAAGATGTGGTGTCCTTTCACCCATCAGGTAGGGGAGATACAGCAGTCCATCACAGCCGGGTTTTACCTTATCCGCTTGTTGGTCCATGAGATAGTATGGATCTACTTCCATTAATTCTGCGGTTTCCTTTTCAGGCATGCAGAAATTATCTCTAAACCATTTAAGGGATAAGCCTGCACCCTGGGTAACGCCCATTACATGCCAGGTATTTGGTACAGCATGACAGAAAGTATGCACCCTGCCATAAGGATCAATGGTTACTTTATCGGTATAAGCAAATACAACGCCTGATGTTCCAATGGTGGAAGAAACAATGCCAGGTTTGACGATACCATTGCCAACAGCCCCGGCAGCCTGATCGCCGCCACCGCCGACAACCGGAGTGCCCTCCGCTAAACCTGTCAGTTTTGCAGCTCTGGAAGATACTCTACCGCTTACTTCTTGTGATTCGTATACTTCAGGAAGTAAAACTTTGTCGATTCCCAACCTGGTTAATACTTCATCGCTCCATTTTCTTTCTGCTACGTTCAAGAACTGCATTCCGCTGGCATCAGAAACTTCTGTTGCAAATTCTCCGGTAAGCATAAAACGTATATAATCTTTAGGAAGCAGGATTTTTGCCGCTTTTTCATACAATTCAGGCTCATGACAGAGGGGACTGACAGAGGGGACGGTTCTTAGATTACTTGGGAAATTAGAAGTTATGTCTGTTCTGGATATATTTTAGGATAACAGGTATTAATAAAACTGCTGTTAGCAAATCGTAACAATGAGAACCGTCCCTATTGCCTCTATTGCCTTCTATTTTTGTTGTCTAGCTTATTAATTACCGTATTCGACAGATTATGGCAATTTTCGCTAAAAAGTTTCTTGTATAATAGTATCATAGTCATATTATGTTAAAAAATGCTCATAAGTATAAATTAAGATGGCGAGGATGGTATATGTTTTTTGTCTTTATAATTAATTATAGAAGGGGGAAGAAATAGGGAGGAGATACCATGGAAGAGAAGATATATTTATCATGGGACAGATGTATAAAAAATGGTCTGTCAAAGAGCATTTCAAAGCCAAAGATTAAATTACCTAGCATAGAATTTCAATCATTATATCAAAAACATAAACAACTTATCTCAATCTTTAAAGATTGTATTAGAAAGATAAAGTATTCCATTACAGGGCAATATGCTTTCATGTTAATAGATGCACAGGGTATTTTGTTGGAAGTAGATAGCAGTAAGCAGATTCAGCAGCAGTTTAAAAAATATCATATAAAACCGGGAATGTCATTTGCGGAAGAAAGCTGCGGTACCAATGCCATATCAATGGCGATGGAATTGCAAACAGCGGTATATATGAAGCCGGAACAGCATTACTGCAACTTTTTGAAGCAGTGGTATTGCTACGCAACAGCTTTACATATTGGTAGTGAAATTATAGGATATCTTGATGTATCGACTGTAGGTCAAGTAATGCAAAAAGAATTAATGGCTATTACGGAGCTATTGCCCTATGAAATTGTATATGAATTTCATAGGAAAACGAAGGGTCACAGGGACAGCAGTGATAAGGAAGCTGTCAAATTAACGTCAAGGCAGTTGGAAATTTTGCAGCTGATGGCCGAAGGACATAACGAGAAAGAGATAGCACAAGCACTGTATATTAGTATTAGAACAGTCAAATTTCATAAAGCCAATATGTATAAGATATTGGGTGTAGAACGTAGTGAAGAAGCGATAGTGAAAGCTTTGCAGAAGAAACTGATTTCTGTAGAGTGAAAAACTGTACTAAAGTACAGTCGAAATTTGGTACAAGCTATGGTAAGGTAATATTAGTAATATAATTAAATATCAGAAATATTTAGAATATCATTCCAGTAAAAGAATGCTTCTTGTCTCTAACTGATGATTTGCTATTTCGAAGGATTATTACTGATTCTTCGATTGAAAAATAGCATAAGAACAAATGAAAAGGGGGGGGAGATAAGTCATGATGCATATAAGACCTCCAAACAAAACAAACTCTCAAATATTCAGATATACCTGCCCCTTGCAAAGTCAAAAGCAACAGGAATAATGGGCACGGTTCTTGTTGATAAATTAATTGAACAGAGCTAGGAAAATAGAGGCTATGTCTGTTCTGGATATATTTTATGGTAACAGGTATTGATAAAACTGCTGTTAGCAAATCTTAACAATGAGAACCGTCCCTATTGTTTCTCTATTGTTTCCTATTGTTTCTGCGGAGAATACACATATAAACTTTTTGGAGTAAAAGATATAGTAGTGGTATATCAAAAAGATTATGAAATTAAATGTAAAATTGGCGTAGGATTTATTGATGGCGATGTAGCAACCTATACTATAAATCATTATATAAATTAATAAATACTAAATTTACATAGGCACAAAATATATAGATAAGGCATCATTAGCGTCAAGCTAAGCTAATGATGCGATATCTATAGTATCATTATCAACTTAGATATCCATAAATACCAATTTAATGTTTGTGGATATCATTTCTATTATTCAATATCTGTGAGTTTTCTGCAGAATAGTATTTTTTATGATGAGGGGAATTTATAATGGGATTTAATAGAATTTTTTGGGGGCTAATTATTATATTTATTTATGGAATTTTAAGAGTTGTTTGGTTCAATGTAATAGGATATAGTATGATATATTTTGGATTATGCAAACTTGCTTATCGTGACAATCATTTTAAGCTTGCGAGAAACCTTACTTTTTATATTTTTATTCTATCAGTATGTAGTAATATATATCAACTTTTTATTATTAAAAATGGAACAAATTTATGGATTGTTTTTGATAACTTGCTAATAGTTATGTCAATGGTTATATATGCATTTATAATATATAATATATGTAAAGGAGTATTTAATATAGCTTGGCAACAAGGACATGTTGAATTCTGTAAAGTTATTAATAATAGATATAAATTATTTTTGATATCTCATGTACTGTATATGTTTTTTGTGATATCTACTATGACTATGTCCGATAGTGCTAAAGTACAATTTTTACCTTTATTTATAGTAATAGTATTTATAGGGAACATTATATCAACAGTTTTGCTTATAGGCTTAATGCATCAGGCTTGTACATCATTATGGATGACAGGATGACAGGGGACGGATGACAGGGGACGGTTCTGCGGATGACAGGGGACGGTTCTTGTTGATAGATTACTTGAACAGAGCTAGGGAAATTAGAAGTTATGTCTGTTCTGGATATATTTTAGGATAACAGGTATTAATAAAACTGCTGTTAGCAAATCTTAACAATGAGAACCGTCCCTATTGCCTTGTTTACATGACAAGGGACGGTTCTATGTCACTTTCATAATTATCTATGTGACATGGGAACGGTTCGAAACTGCTGAAAAAGTGTTTAACTGCTCAGGGCTGCGACTGACGAACCGTCCCCATGTCGCACATGTTGCACTTTTAGCGATTTTATTTCGAAAGAATATATTTTAAATCTATAAGTATTTTTATCGGATAGAAGTAGTTATTATATCCTCCAAAAAAATGAATGACAGAGGCGTGACAGAGGGGACGGTTCTTGTTGATAGATTACTTGAACAGAGCTAGGGAAATTAGAAGTTATGTCTGTTCTGGATATATTTTAGGATAACAGGTATTAATAAAACTGCTGTTAGCAAATCTTAACAATGAGAACCGTCCCTATTGCCTTCTGCTA
It includes:
- the ltrA gene encoding group II intron reverse transcriptase/maturase, with translation MKKWYSLIDKVYRMDNLEKAYKAVKANNGAPGVDGETVEAFGQNLQERLSQLQHELKTGIYEPQPVLRVEIPKADGSKRPLGIPTVRDRIVQQALLNILQPIFEPDFHPSSYGYRPGRSCHQAVAKAEMFINKYGLNHVVDMDLSKCFDRLDHELILEGVNRRISDGSILRLIKKFLTAGVMKDGTWEETDLGSPQGGVISPLLTNIYLDRFDQEMKKRGIRIVRYADDILLFARTYQEAKKYQQIATEFLEKELKLVVNREKTHLTDNQKGVAYLGFVIYSKHVTISPKKLKSFKKKIREMTPRNHGMNVEEMVKLLNPVLRGWANYFRIANCKGIFKELMGWIRRRLRMKKMKEWKTWKGLHKMLRRRGYKGTFEKISMTTWKNSASPLISMALPNSWFDELGLINLEKYNVGILHHYKQ
- a CDS encoding LuxR family transcriptional regulator → MEEKIYLSWDRCIKNGLSKSISKPKIKLPSIEFQSLYQKHKQLISIFKDCIRKIKYSITGQYAFMLIDAQGILLEVDSSKQIQQQFKKYHIKPGMSFAEESCGTNAISMAMELQTAVYMKPEQHYCNFLKQWYCYATALHIGSEIIGYLDVSTVGQVMQKELMAITELLPYEIVYEFHRKTKGHRDSSDKEAVKLTSRQLEILQLMAEGHNEKEIAQALYISIRTVKFHKANMYKILGVERSEEAIVKALQKKLISVE